Proteins encoded by one window of Pseudonocardia alni:
- a CDS encoding adenosine deaminase has translation MADPTAPVPVTRDAVRRAPKVLLHDHLDGGLRVGTVVDLAREYGYDKLPTTDPGELAAWFLGAAHSGSLVRYLETFGHTVAVLQTREALTRVAAEAAEDLAADGVVYAEVRFAPELHVEGGLDLDAVIAAVLDGFRIGTARAAAAGNTVRVGTLLTAMRHAARSREIAELAVRHRDSGVVGFDIAGAEKGFPPTRHLDAFEYVRQQNAHVTIHAGEAFGLPSIWEAVQWCGADRLGHGVRIVDDITVTDDGPHLGRLAAWVRDSRIPLEMCPTSNVHTGAASSLAEHPIGLLTDLRFRVTVNTDNRLMSGCTMTSEMYDLAETFGYGWDTLRWFTVNAMKSAFIGFDERLALIEDVIKPGYEALSR, from the coding sequence GTGGCAGATCCCACCGCTCCCGTCCCGGTCACCCGCGACGCCGTCCGCCGTGCCCCCAAGGTGCTCCTGCACGACCACCTCGACGGCGGCCTGCGGGTCGGGACCGTCGTCGACCTGGCCCGCGAGTACGGCTACGACAAGCTTCCCACCACCGACCCCGGCGAGCTCGCGGCCTGGTTCCTCGGCGCCGCCCACTCCGGCTCGCTGGTCCGCTACCTCGAGACCTTCGGGCACACCGTCGCCGTGCTGCAGACCCGGGAGGCGCTGACCCGGGTCGCGGCCGAGGCCGCCGAGGACCTGGCCGCCGACGGCGTCGTCTACGCCGAGGTGCGCTTCGCCCCCGAGCTGCACGTCGAGGGCGGTCTGGACCTCGACGCCGTCATCGCGGCCGTCCTCGACGGATTCCGGATCGGCACCGCCCGCGCCGCGGCGGCCGGGAACACCGTCCGGGTCGGCACCCTGCTCACCGCGATGCGGCACGCCGCCCGGTCCCGGGAGATCGCCGAGCTGGCCGTGCGCCACCGCGACTCCGGCGTGGTCGGGTTCGACATCGCCGGCGCCGAGAAGGGGTTCCCGCCCACCCGCCACCTCGACGCTTTCGAGTACGTCCGTCAGCAGAACGCCCACGTCACCATCCACGCCGGTGAGGCGTTCGGGCTGCCGTCGATCTGGGAGGCCGTGCAGTGGTGCGGCGCCGACCGGCTCGGACACGGCGTCCGGATCGTCGACGACATCACCGTCACCGACGACGGCCCGCACCTGGGCCGCCTCGCCGCCTGGGTCCGCGACAGCCGCATCCCGCTGGAGATGTGCCCGACCTCGAACGTGCACACCGGCGCCGCGTCGTCGCTGGCCGAGCATCCCATCGGGCTGCTCACCGACCTGCGGTTCCGGGTCACGGTCAACACCGACAACCGGCTGATGTCCGGCTGCACCATGACCAGCGAGATGTACGACCTGGCCGAGACCTTCGGCTACGGCTGGGACACCCTGCGCTGGTTCACCGTCAATGCGATGAAGTCGGCGTTCATCGGGTTCGACGAGCGCCTGGCGCTCATCGAGGACGTCATCAAGCCCGGGTACGAAGCCCTGTCGCGCTAG
- the murJ gene encoding murein biosynthesis integral membrane protein MurJ — protein sequence MREDRRAAERAPHPAVVRHQLLPRPVMGPDARRTPRTPPEGAAEVTRPLGPGRIPDPGEPTTPLGPVAGASPGRPTPPARPDGAAAGPGTPSHGTAPAGETPGDGGAPAPGTSGDDPAGTTPSGGAEHTGSLVRSSGMIAIASLVSRLTGFVRNLALVAVLGFAVVNDSYTISNTLPNIVYELLLGGVLTSVMIPVLVRAQAEDADGGERFTRRLLTVVGAALLVATLIAMAAAPLLTRLYLGSGDTGQANPALATAFAWLLLPQIFFYGIGALLGAVLNSKQVFGPFAWAPVLNNLVLLGVLVVYVLVPGEISVDPVRMGDPKLLVLGVGTTLGIVVQALVLIPFMRSIGFRYRPVWGWDPRLSLAGGMALWIVAYVLVGQAGYIVTTRVAASASEGSVATYMNAWLLLQVPYGVLGVSLLTALMPRMSRAAAKGDVDQVVTDLSLGARLSTVGLVPIAAVMTAFGPSLGTALFSVGAGSGTGAERLGQAVAWSAFGLLPYAVTMLQMRVFYAMTDSRTPTLIQVGMVGVKIPLLLACPLLLPPEQVVLGLAAANGVSFVGGAVLGQWLLRRRLGRARSGEVLVCLAKVASASAVAAAVAWGLTRLLGPVLADWPDVARAWTLLVGGALIALPLAVAGMRVLKVSELDAVFRRLARR from the coding sequence ATGCGTGAGGACCGACGAGCGGCGGAGCGGGCGCCCCACCCCGCGGTGGTGCGGCACCAGCTGCTGCCCCGACCGGTGATGGGCCCCGACGCCCGGCGGACCCCGCGGACGCCCCCGGAGGGGGCCGCCGAGGTGACCCGTCCGCTCGGGCCCGGCCGGATCCCCGACCCGGGGGAGCCGACCACCCCGCTGGGACCGGTGGCCGGCGCGTCGCCCGGCCGTCCCACACCCCCGGCGCGCCCGGACGGCGCCGCCGCGGGTCCGGGGACGCCCTCGCACGGCACCGCGCCGGCGGGGGAGACGCCCGGGGACGGCGGAGCACCGGCCCCGGGGACGTCCGGGGACGACCCCGCCGGGACCACACCGTCCGGCGGCGCGGAGCACACCGGCTCGCTCGTCCGCTCCTCCGGCATGATCGCGATCGCCAGCCTGGTCAGCAGGCTCACCGGCTTCGTCCGGAACCTCGCGCTGGTCGCGGTGCTGGGCTTCGCGGTCGTCAACGACTCCTACACGATCTCGAACACGCTGCCGAACATCGTCTACGAGCTGCTGCTCGGCGGGGTCCTGACCAGCGTGATGATCCCGGTGCTGGTCCGCGCCCAGGCCGAGGACGCCGACGGCGGCGAACGCTTCACCCGGCGTCTGCTCACCGTCGTCGGGGCCGCGTTGCTGGTCGCGACCCTGATCGCGATGGCCGCCGCCCCGCTGCTGACGAGGCTCTACCTCGGCTCGGGGGACACCGGGCAGGCCAACCCGGCCCTGGCCACGGCGTTCGCCTGGCTGCTGCTGCCGCAGATCTTCTTCTACGGCATCGGCGCGCTGCTCGGCGCGGTCCTGAACTCGAAACAGGTGTTCGGGCCGTTCGCCTGGGCGCCGGTGCTCAACAACCTGGTCCTGCTGGGTGTGCTCGTCGTCTACGTGCTCGTGCCGGGGGAGATCTCGGTCGACCCGGTCCGGATGGGTGACCCGAAGCTGCTGGTGCTGGGTGTCGGGACGACGCTCGGCATCGTCGTCCAGGCACTGGTGCTCATCCCGTTCATGCGCAGCATCGGGTTCCGCTACCGCCCGGTGTGGGGCTGGGACCCGCGGCTGTCGCTGGCCGGCGGGATGGCGCTGTGGATCGTGGCCTACGTGCTTGTCGGGCAGGCCGGCTACATCGTCACCACCCGGGTCGCCGCGTCGGCGTCCGAGGGGTCGGTCGCGACCTACATGAACGCGTGGCTGCTGCTCCAGGTCCCGTACGGGGTGCTCGGGGTGTCGCTGCTGACCGCACTGATGCCGCGGATGAGCCGCGCCGCGGCCAAGGGCGACGTCGACCAGGTCGTCACCGACCTCTCGCTCGGCGCGCGCCTGTCCACCGTCGGGCTCGTCCCGATCGCGGCCGTCATGACGGCGTTCGGCCCGTCCCTGGGCACCGCGCTGTTCTCCGTCGGGGCGGGCAGCGGGACCGGGGCCGAGCGCCTCGGTCAGGCCGTCGCCTGGTCGGCGTTCGGGCTGCTGCCCTACGCGGTCACGATGCTGCAGATGCGCGTGTTCTACGCGATGACCGACTCCCGCACCCCGACGCTGATCCAGGTCGGCATGGTGGGGGTCAAGATCCCGCTGTTGCTGGCGTGCCCGCTGCTGCTCCCGCCGGAGCAGGTCGTGCTCGGCCTCGCCGCGGCGAACGGGGTCTCGTTCGTCGGGGGCGCGGTGCTCGGGCAGTGGCTGCTGCGCCGCCGCCTCGGGCGGGCCCGCTCCGGCGAGGTCCTGGTGTGCCTGGCCAAGGTCGCGTCCGCCTCCGCGGTCGCCGCCGCCGTCGCCTGGGGTCTCACCCGGCTGCTGGGCCCGGTGCTGGCGGACTGGCCGGACGTGGCTCGCGCCTGGACCCTGCTGGTCGGTGGCGCGCTGATCGCGCTGCCGCTGGCCGTCGCCGGGATGCGGGTGCTGAAGGTGTCCGAGCTCGACGCCGTCTTCCGCCGCCTCGCCCGCCGCTGA
- a CDS encoding DUF485 domain-containing protein has product MPSPSHVPVSPDRAGVTAGPDVWTTAEASEDFRELRARLLRFVLPATAGFLGWLFLFVGLSAWAPGLLGTRVLGDLTLALVLAIGQFVTTFAITALYVRYAGRRLDPLADEIRERLERGHR; this is encoded by the coding sequence ATGCCGTCCCCCAGCCACGTCCCCGTGTCACCGGACCGCGCGGGGGTGACGGCGGGCCCCGACGTCTGGACCACGGCCGAGGCGAGCGAGGACTTCCGCGAGCTCCGCGCGCGCCTGCTGCGTTTCGTGCTGCCGGCGACCGCGGGCTTCCTGGGCTGGCTGTTCCTGTTCGTGGGGCTCAGCGCCTGGGCGCCCGGGCTGCTCGGCACCCGGGTGCTCGGCGACCTCACGCTGGCGCTGGTGCTGGCCATCGGGCAGTTCGTCACGACGTTCGCGATCACCGCGCTGTACGTCCGGTACGCCGGCCGCCGGCTCGACCCGCTCGCCGACGAGATCCGTGAGCGTCTCGAGCGGGGCCACCGGTGA
- a CDS encoding thymidine phosphorylase: MSFSAVEVIAAKRDCRTLSRAQIDWVVDAYTRGEVADEQMAALAMAILLNGMEPGEIAHWTQAMIDSGEVLDFGDVGRPLVDKHSTGGVGDKITLPLAPLVAACGAAVPQLSGRGLGHTGGTLDKLEAVPGWRASLTTDEITAQLREVGAVVCATTPTLAPADKRLYALRDVTGTVESVPLIASSIMSKKLAEGTGGLVLDVKVGSGAFMKTLPRAGELADAMTAIGAAHGLPTTALLTDMSRPLGRCVGNALEVAESVEVLRGGGPADLVSLTVALATEMLALAGLPDADPAAVLASGAAYDVWERMIAAQGGDPSAPLPVATHVETVVAERSGIFAGADALAVGTAAWKLGAGRARKEDPVQAGAGVRLLVDPGDEVRPGTPLAELHTDDDARLPTARRLLAGAALMITTDPPPERDLVLDVRRGS; the protein is encoded by the coding sequence GTGAGCTTCTCCGCGGTCGAGGTCATCGCGGCCAAGCGCGACTGCCGCACGCTGTCGAGGGCCCAGATCGACTGGGTGGTCGACGCCTACACCCGCGGCGAGGTGGCCGACGAGCAGATGGCCGCGCTGGCCATGGCGATCCTGCTCAACGGCATGGAGCCCGGCGAGATCGCGCACTGGACCCAGGCGATGATCGACTCCGGCGAGGTCCTCGACTTCGGCGACGTCGGACGCCCGCTGGTCGACAAGCACTCCACCGGCGGCGTCGGGGACAAGATCACGCTGCCGCTGGCGCCGCTCGTCGCGGCCTGCGGGGCGGCGGTGCCGCAGCTGTCCGGACGCGGGCTCGGCCACACCGGCGGCACCCTGGACAAGCTGGAGGCCGTCCCCGGCTGGCGCGCCTCGCTGACCACCGACGAGATCACCGCGCAGCTGCGCGAGGTCGGCGCGGTCGTCTGCGCGACGACGCCCACGCTCGCCCCCGCCGACAAGCGGCTCTACGCGCTGCGCGACGTCACCGGCACCGTCGAGTCCGTCCCGCTGATCGCCAGCTCGATCATGAGCAAGAAGCTCGCCGAGGGCACCGGCGGGCTGGTCCTCGACGTGAAGGTGGGGTCCGGCGCGTTCATGAAGACCCTGCCGCGCGCCGGGGAGCTCGCCGACGCGATGACCGCGATCGGGGCCGCCCACGGCCTCCCGACCACCGCGCTGCTCACCGACATGTCCCGCCCGCTGGGCCGCTGCGTCGGCAACGCCCTGGAGGTCGCCGAGTCGGTCGAGGTGCTGCGTGGTGGGGGACCGGCCGACCTGGTGTCGCTCACCGTCGCGCTGGCCACGGAGATGCTCGCCCTCGCCGGTCTGCCCGACGCCGACCCGGCCGCCGTGCTCGCCTCCGGTGCCGCGTACGACGTGTGGGAGCGGATGATCGCCGCGCAGGGCGGGGACCCGTCCGCACCGCTGCCGGTGGCCACGCACGTCGAGACGGTCGTCGCCGAGCGGTCCGGGATCTTCGCCGGGGCCGACGCGCTCGCCGTCGGCACGGCGGCCTGGAAGCTCGGAGCCGGGCGCGCCCGCAAGGAGGACCCGGTACAGGCCGGGGCCGGGGTCCGGCTGCTGGTCGACCCGGGCGACGAGGTCCGTCCCGGCACCCCGCTCGCCGAGCTGCACACCGACGACGACGCCCGGCTCCCCACCGCCCGCCGGCTGCTCGCGGGAGCGGCACTGATGATCACCACGGACCCGCCGCCCGAGCGGGACCTCGTCCTCGACGTCCGCCGGGGCAGCTGA
- a CDS encoding cytidine deaminase, whose protein sequence is MRPDAPVPDWDALRAAAVQAAAWAYAPYSRLRVGAAALVDDGRVVTGCNVENASYGLGVCAEVTLAGQLRLSGGGRLLAVACRSGDGDLLMPCGRCRQVLHEFGGAALLCDTPRGVLPFTEVLPDAFGPEDLP, encoded by the coding sequence ATGCGGCCCGACGCGCCCGTCCCGGACTGGGACGCCCTGCGGGCCGCCGCGGTGCAGGCCGCGGCCTGGGCGTACGCGCCGTACTCCCGGCTGCGCGTCGGCGCGGCCGCACTCGTCGACGACGGGCGGGTGGTCACCGGCTGCAACGTCGAGAACGCCTCCTACGGTCTCGGCGTCTGCGCAGAGGTGACCCTCGCCGGGCAGCTGCGCCTCTCCGGCGGCGGACGGCTGCTCGCGGTCGCCTGCCGCTCCGGCGACGGCGACCTGCTCATGCCGTGCGGCCGCTGCCGCCAGGTGCTCCACGAGTTCGGCGGCGCCGCCCTGCTCTGCGACACCCCGCGCGGGGTGCTGCCGTTCACCGAGGTGCTGCCCGACGCGTTCGGCCCGGAGGATCTCCCGTGA
- a CDS encoding ABC transporter permease, translating into MTAVLDRARSLPGWARSALIAAVLVAVLSVTVTLTGQIQLTSGGTASAAVRLGLPILLAGLGGLWAERAGIINIGLEGMMVLGTWGAAWAGYQWGPWAAMLGGLVFGALGGLLHAVATVTFNVNHIVSGVAITLLGTGLTKYLATLVFTPVSQNPRQSPRLEGFTEFSIPGVSEGLAALEAQQRVFVSDLAGLLSGLVTGLTPILVIGVALVPVSYLVLWRTAFGLRLRSAGESPVAAESLGVNVVLHKYVAVTISGALAGLGGAALVLNPGQLGYLENQVGGRGYIGLAAMIFGNWRPAGLLVGSALFGYVDGLQLRAGGEAVHALLYGATLVAVVVAVLWAIRRMWTAAAVALVAGLLVYAVYWSVDTVPSEFASYAPQLVTLIVLAAASQRLRPPARLGEPYRRGEGR; encoded by the coding sequence GTGACCGCGGTGCTGGATCGTGCGCGGTCCCTGCCCGGCTGGGCCCGGTCGGCGCTGATCGCGGCCGTGCTCGTCGCCGTCCTGTCGGTCACGGTGACGCTGACCGGCCAGATCCAGCTGACCTCCGGTGGCACCGCGTCCGCCGCGGTGCGGCTGGGGCTGCCGATCCTGCTCGCCGGCCTGGGCGGCCTCTGGGCCGAACGCGCCGGAATCATCAACATCGGCCTCGAGGGCATGATGGTGCTCGGCACCTGGGGCGCGGCCTGGGCCGGCTACCAGTGGGGGCCGTGGGCGGCGATGCTCGGCGGGCTGGTGTTCGGCGCGCTCGGCGGGCTGCTGCACGCCGTCGCGACGGTGACGTTCAACGTCAATCACATCGTCTCCGGCGTCGCGATCACCCTGCTCGGGACGGGGCTGACGAAGTACCTGGCGACGCTGGTCTTCACCCCGGTCTCGCAGAACCCGCGCCAGTCCCCGCGGCTGGAGGGCTTCACCGAGTTCTCGATCCCCGGGGTCTCCGAGGGCCTCGCGGCGCTGGAGGCCCAGCAACGGGTGTTCGTCTCCGACCTCGCCGGGTTGCTGTCCGGGCTGGTCACCGGCCTGACGCCGATCCTGGTCATCGGGGTCGCGCTGGTCCCGGTGAGCTACCTCGTGCTGTGGCGGACGGCGTTCGGGCTGCGGCTGCGCAGCGCGGGCGAGTCGCCGGTCGCGGCGGAGTCGCTCGGCGTGAACGTGGTGCTGCACAAGTACGTCGCGGTCACGATCTCCGGCGCGCTCGCCGGGCTCGGCGGTGCGGCCCTGGTGCTCAACCCCGGCCAGCTCGGCTACCTGGAGAACCAGGTCGGCGGCCGCGGGTACATCGGCCTCGCCGCGATGATCTTCGGCAACTGGCGGCCCGCCGGGCTGCTCGTCGGCTCGGCGCTGTTCGGCTACGTCGACGGCCTGCAGCTGCGTGCCGGCGGTGAGGCGGTGCACGCGCTGCTCTACGGCGCGACGCTGGTCGCGGTCGTCGTCGCGGTGCTGTGGGCGATCCGCCGGATGTGGACCGCCGCCGCCGTCGCGCTCGTCGCGGGGCTGCTGGTGTACGCGGTCTACTGGTCGGTCGACACCGTGCCCAGCGAGTTCGCCTCCTACGCCCCGCAGCTCGTCACGCTGATCGTGCTCGCGGCGGCCTCGCAACGACTACGACCACCGGCCCGGCTCGGCGAGCCGTACCGGCGCGGGGAGGGACGCTAG
- a CDS encoding ABC transporter permease, which translates to MSRLRGAVVAPVLAIAVAALLCGVALVISGASPWTAVTTILAQVGSGTVVVDTVNSAAVYYLAALAVAIGFQMRLFNIGVEGQFRVAACVAAIVGGTVALPPVLHTVLIMVVALLTGAAWVAIPALLKAYRGVSEVISTIMLNAIATGLIAYLIRAETFGELRGNNITTPPIPESGWFPGIPVGNGAIFGMVFVAAALGIGYWFLLGRTRFGFELRASGESATAAATGGVNARRTIVVALLLSGAVAGLVGLPELLGRDHAYTLSSPQGYGFTGIAIALLGRNHPVGIALGALLWAFLDKSAVALDVVGIPREIVLIMQGLIVLSVVVAYEVVRRVERRAEQRRVAAAAPAPQPAEVSS; encoded by the coding sequence GTGAGCCGGCTGCGGGGCGCCGTCGTCGCGCCCGTCCTCGCGATCGCGGTCGCCGCCCTGCTCTGCGGGGTCGCACTCGTGATCAGCGGGGCGTCGCCGTGGACGGCGGTCACCACCATCCTCGCGCAGGTCGGGTCGGGCACGGTCGTCGTGGACACCGTGAACTCCGCCGCCGTCTACTACCTCGCCGCCCTGGCCGTCGCGATCGGCTTCCAGATGCGGCTGTTCAACATCGGCGTCGAGGGCCAGTTCCGGGTCGCCGCCTGCGTCGCCGCGATCGTCGGCGGGACGGTGGCGCTCCCGCCCGTCCTGCACACCGTGCTGATCATGGTGGTGGCGCTGCTGACCGGCGCCGCCTGGGTCGCGATCCCGGCGCTGCTCAAGGCCTACCGCGGCGTCTCCGAGGTCATCTCGACGATCATGCTGAACGCGATCGCCACCGGGCTGATCGCCTACCTGATCCGCGCCGAGACCTTCGGCGAGCTGCGCGGCAACAACATCACCACCCCGCCGATCCCCGAGTCGGGCTGGTTCCCCGGGATCCCGGTCGGCAACGGCGCGATCTTCGGGATGGTGTTCGTCGCGGCCGCGCTGGGCATCGGCTACTGGTTCCTGCTCGGACGCACCCGGTTCGGCTTCGAGCTGCGCGCCTCCGGCGAGTCGGCGACGGCCGCCGCGACCGGCGGGGTGAACGCGCGCCGCACGATCGTCGTCGCGCTGCTGCTCTCCGGTGCGGTCGCCGGGCTGGTCGGATTGCCCGAGCTGCTCGGGCGCGACCACGCCTACACGCTGTCCTCGCCGCAGGGCTACGGCTTCACCGGCATCGCGATCGCGCTGCTGGGCCGCAACCACCCCGTCGGCATCGCGCTGGGCGCGCTGCTGTGGGCGTTCCTGGACAAGTCCGCGGTGGCGCTCGACGTCGTTGGCATCCCGCGGGAGATCGTACTGATCATGCAGGGCCTGATCGTGCTGTCGGTGGTCGTCGCCTACGAGGTCGTCCGCCGGGTCGAGCGCCGGGCCGAGCAACGGCGGGTCGCCGCGGCGGCCCCCGCACCACAACCGGCGGAGGTGTCGTCGTGA